The Argopecten irradians isolate NY chromosome 4, Ai_NY, whole genome shotgun sequence genome has a window encoding:
- the LOC138321641 gene encoding uncharacterized protein, protein MGNSNSHKRTGCTNKMEHWSLIQTTPATEILQSCSYGRWIKSQRTICGYADYADFTTCRESRRRCGVLAKPDTTCGRYFVPSFKSKSELLIVEKQKWYVGNFKLPRVPVPDPQWVRHSQHNRNRRECSVIAYINGLIIVQINTNRYYLSPKFYILDIETGQVVGHFLMFYHCRRWYESYISPNKQRILLRPDSLTRVVALPDNYLLENVYINPITSYSSLSVGTIPPIFRAHVVTFNALAGDNAIVMASQKDLEIRSIDSWDILYGVQNLDLPTNIQQIKSSPLGDFIALRCVHPVHCKEYSVNVIALLNFRTLDILFKVDVCGCYWPVSEVINLQVFPYFSPSEASISLMKNCTYHRKVVTYKLPIARLNLQYLCRRAILHLTNFRDLGKLPLPKTIISFLQGKPLAQKEKPF, encoded by the coding sequence ATGGGGAATTCCAACAGCCACAAGCGGACTGGATGTACCAACAAAATGGAGCATTGGTCATTGATCCAGACCACACCAGCAACAGAGATCCTACAGTCCTGTTCCTATGGACGATGGATAAAGTCCCAACGCACCATTTGTGGGTACGCAGATTATGCTGACTTCACTACTTGTCGTGAGTCCAGAAGAAGGTGTGGAGTTCTTGCTAAACCCGACACCACATGTGGACGATATTTTGTTCCAAGTTTCAAATCCAAGTCCGAGTTGCTCATTGTTGAAAAACAGAAATGGTATGTTGGTAACTTCAAACTGCCACGTGTACCTGTTCCAGATCCCCAATGGGTTCGCCATTCTCAACATAATCGGAATCGGAGGGAGTGCAGTGTAATTGCATACATCAACGGTCTCATCATCGTTCAGATTAACACCAACAGGTATTATCTATCGCCCAAGTTCTATATACTGGACATCGAAACAGGTCAGGTGGTCGGCCACTTTCTCATGTTCTATCACTGTAGGAGATGGTATGAGAGTTATATTTCACCTAACAAACAAAGGATTCTCTTACGTCCGGACAGTCTCACTCGGGTTGTAGCTCTACCGGACAATTACCTGTTAGAAAATGTCTACATTAATCCCATTACCAGCTACTCCAGCCTGTCTGTTGGAACTATCCCGCCCATATTCCGTGCCCATGTTGTGACATTTAACGCTTTAGCCGGTGACAACGCTATTGTTATGGCATCTCAAAAAGATCTGGAAATTCGCTCCATTGATTCATGGGATATCCTTTATGGTGTTCAAAATCTTGACCTGCCCACCAACATACAACAGATAAAGTCTAGTCCCCTTGGGGACTTCATAGCACTACGCTGTGTTCATCCTGTTCATTGCAAAGAGTACAGTGTCAACGTCATCGCTTTGCTCAACTTTCGAACTCTTGACATTTTGTTCAAAGTGGATGTGTGTGGCTGTTATTGGCCTGTATCAGAGGTCATCAATCTCCAAGTCTTCCCATATTTCTCTCCCAGTGAGGCATCCATATCACTTATGAAGAATTGCACCTATCATCGTAAAGTGGTCACATACAAACTTCCAATAGCCCGCTTGAACCTGCAGTACCTGTGTCGGAGGGCAATCCTACATCTGACAAACTTCAGAGATCTGGGCAAACTTCCTCTTCCAAAAACTATCATCAGCTTTCTCCAGGGTAAACCATTAGCCCAAAAGGAGAAGCCATTTTGA